A stretch of Podospora bellae-mahoneyi strain CBS 112042 chromosome 5, whole genome shotgun sequence DNA encodes these proteins:
- a CDS encoding hypothetical protein (EggNog:ENOG503NY1B), with the protein MAVGGTVQSLDFTSQDKDYPVPQLNLGWVSIDASYNWAKGQTSPLSVKASFLAELRSSKNATHKEPAALDSGKWTLSADLEGLYLSSLYNFFFQKPSNADPDATGEADYVLPLIEAIKIESMKLTYVYGKTPASGDQVVGSSFTFDGILNVSDLQPKLHFSHEKKAFEFRAMLHAGSTTTVGKIIEDLVGDGIDVPEFFKRPFHFVAKLTVNFPRDVQITLTFAQWHGSNWSASEPSKKLIKTALTGIPHVSIPLVGDITQPFDEMYFMHVIDGTKKKSPQQLPGITRKEKDDLNLDEAFKAHPLVVKDKSKDTSDDVVVITAGVHLAIVIKNERGERVCILDYNYKKQKTVGDGKENTKKRTIPAGGKSKEPAKKDSDGSAASAPLKKKMSGLSISDIGLKYENKIFSISFTATMELGPVGFSLIGFALNMELTSLNLSDIRMLPPSLEGFSVVFERKPLSIAGIIRHGKTPELEYYAGGLIVGWTPYQLEAAGFYGKVKPEGRDPFVSVFVFAKLAGPLVSLEFAEISGVTRGFGYSSSVRVPTADQITSFPFIDQHATDNAGDALQALQKLTSAGQDAWFQPVPDTYWAAAGMKIDAFQMIALDAVVVVQFGTSIKLGIFGVALVDVPSSLSDFKFAHVELGIAAVVDFDIGIMKVEAQLSPKSYSLHPSCKLTSGFALWYWFDAPHTDQANVGNFVFSLGGYHQAFKVPVGWPVPDRLKISWGLGNNLSISGKAFFAITPKVCMRGGRLRASYSAGPIAAWFDAFANFLIQYQPFHFASEAGICIGASFNLDIRFIHIHISVEVSADLYLWGPPLAGIVSVNIKVARFNIHFGDDNNGPGALQLGQFFDLVWQASSKKKAATTTTPMAVATPIIPIMEPDQAARFKRMSDNVGHTFLGRFGLMNDTSDPKREQNAEWVVRGGTFSFSIGCKMMVDDVKLVGNNKEDINSKASGAGSIYAKPMKTDSSLASHMTVRITQTQGKQVWGMIQEYKTVPTGLWQKYDSSKDPLNGKGNNNIDDYLNDKDGGMKLMSGILFSAPPPKMSDDKLKVFDIIDSTLMEIESDRQFPLPTDCHKDWDPHPPRNEEDDDEWTVVQKRWKTPLWNTDNEPKHSAVSLAVDSNPEAAAQPIVQEEPKTRDVETDFVSAFVNAFNWDAGLKLPSLAKMPRKLEKRFGDLFVVPPMMTA; encoded by the exons ATGGCCGTGGGCGGTACTGTCCAATCGCTGGATTTTACCTCCCAAGATAAGGACTACCCGGTACCACAGCTTAATCTTGGATGGGTCAGCATCGACGCTTCGTACAACTGGGCCAAAGGGCAAACATCTCCTCTCAGCGTCAAGGCCTCCTTTCTCGCCGAGCTCAGGTCGTCCAAGAACGCTACACACAAGGAGCCTGCCGCGCTC GATAGTGGCAAGTGGACTTTGAGCGCTGACCTGGAAGGACTATAtctctcctccctctacAACTTCTTTTTCCAGAAGCCATCGAACGCCGACCCCGATGCAACTGGAGAAGCAGATTACGTTCTTCCGCTCATCGAGGCCATCAAGATTGAAAGCATGAAGCTCACCTACGTCTATGGTAAGACGCCTGCTTCGGGAGACCAAGTTGTTGGCAGCTCATTCACCTTTGACGGAATTTTGAATGTCTCTGATTTGCAGCCCAAACTTCATTTCTCGCATGAGAAGAAGGCCTTTGAGTTCCGAGCAATGTTGCATGCCGGATCGACGACAACCGTTGGGAAGATCATCGAAGATCTCGTCGGAGATGGCATCGACGTCCCAGAGTTCTT CAAAAGACCATTCCACTTTGTGGCCAAGCTCACGGTGAATTTCCCCAGAGATGTCCAAATCACGTTGACCTTCGCCCAGTGGCATGGTAGCAACTGGTCTGCTTCAGAACCGTCCAAGAAGCTGATCAAGACCGCTCTGACCGGCATCCCCCATGTGTCCATCCCTCTTGTTGGCGATATCACGCAGCCATTTGACGAGATGTACTTCATGCATGTGATCGACGGTACCAAGAAGAAGTCACCCCAGCAACTTCCCGGCATAACTcgcaaggagaaggatgatCTCAACCTGGATGAAGCATTCAAGGCTCATCCTCTCGTTGTCAAGGACAAATCCAAGGATACCAGCGATGATGTAGTGGTCATCACTGCAGGCGTGCACCTCGCGATTGTCATCAAGAACGAGAGAGGCGAGAGAGTCTGTATCCTCGACTACAACtacaagaagcaaaagactGTCGGAGATGGAAAGGAGAACACCAAAAAGCGAACCATCCCGGCGGGGGGAAAAAGCAAGGAACCTGCAAAGAAGGACTCGGACGGCAGCGCGGCCTCGGCGCctctgaagaagaagatgagcgGCCTATCCATCAGCGATATCGGTCTCAAATACGAGAACAAGATTTTCAGCATCTCTTTTACCGCCACCATGGAACTCGGCCCCGTGGGCTTCAGCCTCATCGGGTTCGCTCTTAACATGGAGCTAACAAGCCTCAACCTGAGCGATATCAGGATGCTGCCTCCTAGCCTGGAAGGCTTCTCAGTCGTTTTCGAGCGCAAGCCCCTTTCCATTGCCGGCATCATCCGCCATGGAAAGACTCCCGAACTTGAGTACTACGCCGGTGGACTCATCGTCGGATGGACGCCCTACCAACTCGAGGCAGCAGGCTTCTATGGCAAAGTCAAGCCCGAGGGACGAGACCCATTCGTCTCCGTCTTCGTTTTTGCAAAGCTTGCGGGACCGCTTGTCTCGCTTGAATTCGCAGAGATCTCTGGCGTGACGCGAGGGTTTGGATACAGTTCCAGCGTCCGCGTGCCCACAGCCGATCAGATTACCTCGTTTCCCTTCATTGATCAGCATGCCACGGATAATGCCGGCGATGCACTGCAAGCGCTCCAGAAGCTGACCAGCGCGGGACAGGATGCGTGGTTCCAGCCTGTGCCGGATACGTATTGGGCAGCAGCGGGCATGAAGATTGATGCCTTCCAGATGATCGCGCTCGACGCTGTTGTCGTTGTACAGTTCGGCACTTCTATTAAGCTGGGCATATTTGGTGTTGCATTAGTCGATGTTCCTAGCAGCCTGTCAGACTTCAAGTTTGCCCATGTTGAGCTCGGCATCGCTGCTGTCGTCGATTTCGACATTGGTATCATGAAAGTGGAGGCGCAGCTCTCCCCCAAATCCTACAGCCTTCATCCAAGCTGTAAGTTGACGAGTGGCTTTGCCCTTTGGTACTGGTTTGACGCCCCCCACACTGATCAGGCCAATGTGGGCAACTTTGTCTTCTCCCTTGGGGGTTATCACCAGGCTTTCAAAGTTCCAGTCGGATGGCCTGTCCCAGATCGCCTCAAAATCAGCTGGGGTCTGGGCAACAACCTGTCCATCTCGGGAAAAGCCTTCTTTGCCATCACACCCAAAGTTTGCATGCGAGGCGGCAGACTTCGAGCTTCCTACTCCGCCGGGCCCATAGCAGCTTGGTTCGACGCTTTTGCCAATTTCCTGATCCAATACCAGCCTTTCCACTTTGCATCAGAAGCAGGCATTTGCATCGGCGCAAGCTTCAACCTGGACATCAGGTTCATTCACATCCACATCTCGGTCGAAGTGTCTGCAGATCTATACCTCTGGGGCCCCCCCTTGGCGGGCATCGTCTCTGTCAACATCAAAGTAGCCAGATTCAACATCCACTTCGGCGATGACAACAACGGCCCCGGTGCACTGCAGCTCGGCCAGTTCTTTGATCTTGTCTGGCAGGCTTCtagcaagaagaaggcagcaaccaccaccacccccatgGCGGTCGCAACACCCATCATTCCAATCATGGAACCGGATCAAGCAGCCAGGTTCAAAAGGATGTCTGACAACGTTGGACATACCTTCCTGGGGCGGTTCGGCCTCATGAACGATACCTCTGATCCCAAGCGCGAGCAGAACGCGGAGTGGGTAGTGAGGGGCGGCACATTCAGCTTTTCCATCGGTTGCAAGATGATGGTTGACGATGTGAAGCTTGTAGGCAACAACAAAGAAGACATCAACTCCAAGGCCTCCGGAGCAGGCAGCATATACGCCAAACCGATGAAGACCGATTCCTCCCTTGCCTCGCACATGACTGTGCGGATCACCCAGACCCAGGGGAAGCAGGTATGGGGAATGATTCAGGAGTACAAGACTGTTCCTACTGGTTTGTGGCAAAAGT ACGACTCATCAAAAGACCCCTTGAACGGAAAGGGAAATAACAATATTGACGACTATCTCAACGACAAAGACGGAGGGATGAAGCTAATGAGCGGCATCTTGTtttctgctcctccacccaagATGTCGGATGATAAGCTCAAGGTGTTTGACATCATCGACTCGACGCTCATGGAGATTGAGTCTGATAGGCAGTTCCCTCTTCCAACAGACTGCCATAAAGACTGGGATCCTCACCCGCCAAGgaatgaggaggacgatgatgagtgGACGGTTGTGCAGAAGAGGTGGAAGACACCTCTGTGGAACACGGATAATGAGCCTAAGCACAGTGCTGTTTCCCTTGCAGTCGATTCGAACCCagaggctgctgctcagcCGATTGTTCAAGAGGAACCCAAGACGCGAGACGTAGAGACTGATTTTGTTTCTGCTTTTGTCAATGCTTTTAATTGGGATGCTGGCTTGAAGTTACCTAGCCTGGCCAAGATGCCTCGGAAGCTGGAAAAGAGGTTTGGAGATTTGTTTGTCGTTCCACCGATGATGACTGCTTAG